In Populus alba chromosome 9, ASM523922v2, whole genome shotgun sequence, a genomic segment contains:
- the LOC118059064 gene encoding uncharacterized protein — MDPCSFVRVLVGNLALKFPVSSKPSLLSLQCFCKIKLKNFPTQKATIPLVNNQNQQGNQNPESNSLSNSLAACYSLDKTQIDNFLSRKKPKSLEIEVYSRDNGATCGLKDGKLLGKVTVPLDLRKTESRPCVMHNGWIDFGENKKGESTQFYLCVRVEPDSRYVFQFGGNPECSPQVFLVQGSVRQAVFTCKFSLRNPGDRNLVSMPSMTEPTPSRNWLPSLGADKDPPAKERKGWSITIHDLSGSPVAMASMVTPFVPSPGSDHVSRSNPGAWLILLPSHGTWKPWGRLEAWRERNANALGYRFELLHDSASASPTTTTLVNSVINAKNGGKFTIDMTNSVSTPASSPHSSCDFGSGPGSGSWSGSEFGLGLLFPFAYKGFVMQSSVNNGNGRCNNKTEVEIGVQHVNCTEDAAAFVALAAAVDLSVDACKSFTHKLRKELRQSQSFVV; from the exons ATGGATCCGTGTTCTTTTGTACGGGTACTTGTTGGTAACTTAGCACTCAAGTTTCCCGTCTCTTCCAAACCCTCTTTGTTAAGCCTACAATGCTTTTGCAAGATCAAGCTCAAGAATTTCCCTACTCAAAAAGCTACAATTCCTTTAGTGAACAATCAAAACCAACAGGGAAATCAAAACCCAGAAAGCAATTCTTTATCGAATTCCTTAGCTGCATGTTATAGTCTTGACAAGAcacaaattgataattttttgtctCGCAAGAAACCCAAGAGTTTGGAGATTGAGGTATACAGTAGAGACAACGGGGCTACTTGTGGATTGAAAGATGGAAAATTGTTGGGGAAGGTGACGGTGCCATTAGACCTGAGAAAGACAGAGTCTAGGCCTTGTGTTATGCATAATGGATGGATTGATTTTGGAGAAAACAAGAAAGGCGAATCTACGCAGTTTTATCTGTGTGTTAGAGTTGAGCCTGATTCAAGATACGTGTTTCAGTTTGGTGGGAATCCTGAGTGCAGTCCTCAGGTTTTTCTAGTGCAAGGGAGTGTTAGGCAGGCTGTCTTCACTTGCAAGTTCAGTTTGAGGAACCCAGGGGATCGTAATTTGGTTTCTAT GCCATCGATGACAGAACCAACTCCATCAAGAAATTGGCTACCCTCCCTTGGAGCTGATAAAGACCCACCAGCAAAAGAACGTAAGGGATGGTCAATCACAATCCATGACCTATCTGGATCGCCTGTTGCAATGGCATCAATGGTGACACCATTTGTACCATCCCCAGGTTCGGACCATGTTAGTCGGTCCAATCCCGGGGCATGGCTAATTCTTCTCCCATCACACGGTACCTGGAAGCCATGGGGCCGTCTGGAGGCTTGGCGTGAACGTAATGCCAACGCTTTAGGATACCGGTTTGAATTGCTACATGATTCTGCTTCAGCCTCCCCTACCACCACAACACTAGTCAATTCAGTTATCAACGCTAAAAATGGAGGGAAATTCACAATTGACATGACAAATAGTGTTAGCACCCCGGCGAGCAGTCCACATTCCAGTTGTGATTTTGGTTCCGGACCGGGGTCCGGTTCGTGGTCCGGATCCGAGTTTGGTCTAGGGTTGTTGTTCCCGTTTGCGTACAAAGGTTTCGTAATGCAATCAAGTGTCAACAATGGTAATGGTCGGTGCAACAACAAGACAGAGGTGGAGATTGGGGTGCAACACGTGAACTGCACAGAGGATGCGGCCGCCTTTGTGGCATTAGCAGCAGCTGTGGATCTAAGTGTGGATGCTTGTAAATCCTTTACTCATAAGCTAAGGAAAGAGTTGAGACAGAGTCAGAGTTTTGTCGTTTGA
- the LOC118059062 gene encoding probable xyloglucan endotransglucosylase/hydrolase protein 10, producing MSTIFKFVVFIGLLITNTFQVSFSSVISTGDFNKDFSVAWSPSHVYTTADGRTRSLKLDQESGSGFASNQMFLFGQIDMQIKLVPGHSAGTVLAFYLSSDQPKRDEIDFEFLGNVSGQPYILQTNVYADGNDDREERIYLWFDPTKNFHTYSVLWNLHQIVFMVDWIPIRLYRNHADKGVAYPRWQPMSIKASLWNGDSWATRGGKDKIDWSKGPFIASFRNYKIDACPWNGNPRFCRAESSTNWWNKERYTTLTSTQRRWFKWVRLHHMIYDYCQDNKRFQNNLPKECSLPKY from the exons ATGTCCACTATTTTCAAATTCGTAGTCTTCATCGGACTTCTCATCACAAATACTTTTCAAGTATCATTTTCCTCTGTTATTTCAACCGGAGATTTCAACAAGGACTTCTCTGTAGCATGGTCTCCGAGCCATGTATACACCACTGCTGATGGCAGGACAAGAAGCTTGAAACTAGACCAAGAATCTG GATCTGGTTTTGCTTCGAACCAGATGTTCTTGTTCGGGCAGATcgatatgcaaataaaattagtaCCAGGTCATTCAGCAGGCACAGTCTTGGCATTTTAT CTCTCATCGGATCAACCCAAACGTGACGAGATAGATTTTGAATTCCTTGGAAATGTGAGTGGCCAACCATATATTCTTCAAACAAATGTTTATGCTGATGGGAATGATGATCGTGAAGAGAGGATTTATCTCTGGTTTGATCCAACAAAAAACTTCCATACTTATTCGGTCTTGTGGAACCTTCACCAAATTGT GTTCATGGTGGATTGGATTCCTATCAGACTTTACAGAAACCATGCAGACAAAGGAGTAGCATATCCAAGGTGGCAGCCAATGAGCATCAAAGCCAGCCTCTGGAACGGCGACAGCTGGGCAACACGAGGTGGGAAAGACAAAATTGATTGGTCAAAGGGTCCCTTCATAGCTTCCTTCAGGAATTATAAGATCGATGCTTGTCCTTGGAATGGAAATCCAAGGTTTTGTAGGGCAGAAAGCTCTACTAATTGGTGGAACAAGGAAAGATATACCACTTTAACATCTACACAAAGAAGGTGGTTCAAGTGGGTCAGGTTGCACCACATGATCTACGACTACTGTCAAGATAACAAGAGATTCCAAAATAACCTCCCAAAAGAATGTTCTCTTCCTAAATACTGA
- the LOC118059063 gene encoding uncharacterized protein, which translates to MIKRSPRRNPRSKGIKLKHGLQICLLLGVCFWLIYQVKHSHDKKKELDEKDANLSLSAHAYDELPKLGRKDLHPDLQGKTRSEKPEEEEEEDTGVDEEVNRKEERGHEKEKEEETKHEEEEGGTKDEEVEREEHIHEEEEREGEGTNHLDKEREEEIRHDEEEQTEEAESEETEDKGRQGGDDEVDEHDQEKIEGEADRDEEFMDEEKEREDEGEETESQGNEGEDNEGEEKESQGNEDEDREVQADNETQSEDQDHDEGGKNSHEAREEHYKADDASSAVTHDTQIISTEPEKEGLEKSNENLAANDLQQDKYSISGNPLDVNEDKINSTSQLEQAENGHPLNATTDEKQNDETTLTKSEDESPNNTTVTVLSNDQLVPSNKSMEVSSEAGDNQAGANLEVSGSSQQNGTWNASDSNQIQNATIDGRVTGDVTNIQTTQLEQVNNDMVYSSIDSNSSSNSDSGVSDKIIKPELTVAEDVNSGLSSRTNESTEATHDESPDIKNESGGTDENTNSSNMNEAEDAILHDPIDSSIGQDEREARIDLGTLPETGTGGVNSGNAAEE; encoded by the coding sequence ATGATCAAGCGGTCACCACGTAGAAACCCCAGATCCAAAGGCATCAAGTTAAAACATGGTCTTCAGATTTGTTTGTTGCTTGGTGTCTGCTTCTGGTTGATCTACCAAGTCAAGCATTCCCATGACAAGAAGAAGGAGCTTGATGAGAAAGATGCAAATCTCTCTCTCAGTGCACATGCTTATGATGAGCTTCCAAAACTTGGGAGGAAAGACCTCCATCCTGATTTGCAAGGCAAGACCAGGAGTGAGAAACccgaggaagaagaggaagaagacacTGGAGTAGACGAGGAAGTAAATAGGAAGGAAGAAAGGGGGcatgaaaaagagaaagaagaagaaaccaagcatgaagaagaagagggggGGACTAAGGATGAAGAGGTGGAAAGAGAAGAACATAttcatgaagaagaagagagagaaggagaaggaacTAATCATTTagacaaagaaagagaagaagaaatcagGCATGACGAAGAGGAGCAAACTGAAGAAGCAGAGAGTGAAGAAACCGAAGACAAGGGCAGACAAGGTGGAGATGATGAAGTAGATGAACATGATCAAGAGAAAATAGAAGGAGAAGCTGACCGTGATGAGGAATTTATggatgaagagaaagagagagaggatgaaGGTGAGGAAACAGAAAGTCAAGGTAATGAAGGTGAAGATAATGAAGGCGAGGAAAAGGAAAGTCAAGGTAATGAAGATGAGGACAGGGAAGTTCAAGCAGATAATGAAACTCAATCAGAAGATCAGGATCATGATGAAGGAGGTAAGAACTCCCATGAGGCCCGAGAGGAACATTACAAGGCAGACGATGCTTCCAGTGCAGTGACTCATGACACCCAAATTATAAGCACTGAACCAGAGAAAGAAGGTTTGGAGAAATCAAATGAGAACTTGGCAGCAAATGATTTGCAACAAGATAAGTATTCCATTAGTGGTAACCCCCTGGATGTtaatgaggataaaattaaCTCAACATCTCAGCTGGAACAAGCTGAAAATGGCCATCCTTTGAATGCAACAACTGATGAAAAGCAAAATGACGAGACCACTCTGACCAAATCTGAGGATGAGTCACCTAACAACACAACGGTTACAGTGCTGTCCAATGATCAATTAGTACCAAGCAATAAGTCAATGGAAGTGAGTTCAGAAGCAGGCGATAACCAGGCTGGTGCAAACCTTGAAGTTTCTGGTTCATCCCAGCAGAATGGAACGTGGAATGCCTCGGactcaaatcaaattcaaaatgcaaCTATTGATGGTCGAGTTACTGGAGATGTAACCAACATTCAAACCACTCAATTGGAACAGGTTAATAATGACATGGTTTACAGTAGCATTGACTCAAACTCTTCTAGTAATTCGGATTCTGGTGTATCAGATAAGATCATTAAGCCTGAATTAACAGTTGCAGAAGATGTGAATTCTGGGTTGTCTTCCAGAACAAATGAGTCTACAGAAGCTACTCATGATGAGAGCCCAGACATCAAAAATGAATCAGGTGGAACAGATGAAAACACCAATTCTTCTAATATGAACGAGGCTGAAGATGCAATCCTGCATGACCCTATTGATTCTTCAATTGGCCAAGATGAGAGAGAGGCTCGCATAGATCTAGGTACACTGCCAGAGACTGGTACAGGAGGGGTTAACAGTGGAAATGCTGCAGAAGAATGA